In one Massilia endophytica genomic region, the following are encoded:
- a CDS encoding head-tail joining protein: MFDQLEARLHLAALAKLANARVVIGGEEVPVVFDAQFKVGMVGTIGMGAAAPQMILASDKVPESFVGTSVTVNGAVWRVADCQPDGTSMAGLTTVLLEKAA, from the coding sequence ATGTTCGACCAGCTCGAAGCCCGGCTCCACCTGGCGGCCCTGGCAAAGCTTGCGAACGCGCGCGTCGTCATCGGCGGCGAGGAGGTGCCGGTTGTCTTCGACGCGCAATTCAAAGTCGGGATGGTCGGCACCATCGGAATGGGCGCCGCGGCGCCGCAAATGATCCTGGCATCGGACAAGGTGCCGGAATCGTTCGTCGGGACTTCCGTCACCGTGAATGGCGCAGTGTGGCGTGTTGCCGACTGCCAGCCGGACGGCACTTCCATGGCCGGCCTGACGACTGTGCTGCTGGAAAAGGCGGCATGA
- a CDS encoding DUF2190 family protein, with amino-acid sequence MAKNYVQEGGVLDYTNSTGAAILSGALVVLNKRVGVALADIAIGATASVAVEGVFTLPKLSTDDTKLGEELYWDAANSRLTETASGNTKAGFAAADAGAGVATVALKLNA; translated from the coding sequence ATGGCAAAGAACTATGTGCAAGAAGGCGGTGTGCTGGACTACACCAATTCCACCGGCGCAGCAATCCTGTCCGGCGCCCTGGTGGTGCTGAACAAGCGTGTGGGCGTTGCCTTGGCCGACATCGCTATCGGCGCCACTGCGTCGGTTGCGGTGGAAGGCGTGTTTACCCTGCCCAAGCTTTCCACCGACGATACGAAACTCGGCGAGGAGCTCTACTGGGACGCGGCGAACAGCCGCCTGACCGAAACCGCCTCGGGGAACACCAAGGCCGGCTTTGCGGCGGCTGATGCTGGCGCCGGCGTCGCAACCGTTGCACTGAAGCTGAACGCCTGA